One genomic window of Mycteria americana isolate JAX WOST 10 ecotype Jacksonville Zoo and Gardens chromosome 6, USCA_MyAme_1.0, whole genome shotgun sequence includes the following:
- the C6H10orf53 gene encoding LOW QUALITY PROTEIN: UPF0728 protein C10orf53 homolog (The sequence of the model RefSeq protein was modified relative to this genomic sequence to represent the inferred CDS: inserted 2 bases in 1 codon) → MARGALVAARHGPARSRARRLPPAGPASKIHLKLQVVLQADGHQLILEEILDWNAIELVVNGEXLFRCNINGLDFGGDGKLDPLCEEARKAVLNAY, encoded by the exons ATGGCGCGGGGCGCGCTGGTCGCCGCGCGGCACGGGCCGGCCCGCAGCCGCGCCCGGCGCCTCCCGCCCGCAGGGCCTGCGAG CAAAATCCATCTGAAGTTGCAAG TTGTCCTGCAGGCAGATGGACATCAACTTATTCTGGAAGAGATACTGGACTGGAATGCTATAGAGCTGGTAGTCAACGGGGA ACTATTTCGCTGCAACATCAATGGCCTGGATTTTG GAGGTGATGGCAAGTTGGATCCACTTTGTGAAGAAGCCAGAAAAGCAGTGTTAAATGCCTACTGA